The Anabrus simplex isolate iqAnaSimp1 chromosome 5, ASM4041472v1, whole genome shotgun sequence sequence TAAGGGCACAAAATTTCTATGAAACATTTTGACTGAACGTAATATCTTATTTATTCTGGGTAATTTAAGACATAATTCCTGGAAAAACAGAGGGGAAAAAGGTTGCAACACAGGATGGAAATGAAAGTCAGAACAAGTACTGATGAAAAGGAGGTGTTATTGACTAAAATGCCAGCCTGATTAAAATTACGGCATTTTAGTTACAAGAATGGTCGAACATAATAAATTTAAATGGCCAAAATTTTCCACATCTAGCAAAAACTTTAAACCACACTACAAAAACCAATGACACATTTAAGAGACAATTTTGTTAATAACCATGACAGCACATGAAAAGATATTGTTGAGCACGTCAATTTGACAAATGATCAAAATACGTAGTGGAGAATTACATATTTCTTTTACTCAAACAACCAATGAAAAACCAACTCAGCCTAATTCAACAATTAAGAACATTTAATATAAAAGCACtgttcaaaaaataaaattatttcacatcTAGGTACTTCTTTGATCTTCCTTAATCTGATGTGACACTATCTACAGGTGAGTAAAATACTGAGTTTGAAATCTAAACTTTTAATTCAATAACAGCAACTAAATAATCAAGATTCTATGCTATCTTCAACAAACGTCTGTGTCCTCTACGATGACAAGAACAGGGCTACCAACACATTGGAAATCATTCACAATATCAAATATGGAGAATAGAATTTCATGATGCCACATTTCTCAAATGACTATCTTCAACTGCTAAAGGCTTTCTTCTGGCGTAATACGTTCACTCTAAAACCTAGCCGGCTTTCCACTAACCCGGTAAAGCTTCAAATAGTTCCTTTCATAAAAGAATCACACCTTCAATTTGAGATCGTAACGTGGGTAAAACAAGAGAAAGGTGTGCACGTCCTGCGTAGTCAGTGCTTCAGTAAATCGTCGACACTGGCAAAGGCACACGCACCCAATCCTGAGTGCAACATCAACTGCAACAACTGCTGTGCATGACCGATAGCGATCTCCAATGGTGGCCGCCGTGGGAGATTACTAGATTCTAAAATGGCAGAATTGAGAACTGAGCATACCGTTTCTCTTTGTACCGGTGAAAGCTGCCAGCCAACAGGACTATTCCACGGATTGGAATATGCCAATAAACTAAAAACATCCTGCAACATCTTCTCGATCTGGGCACCTTTACCTTGCTCCTGCCTTAGGTGCTGGCTCATGGTGTAGAGTTCACGACCAAATTCCAACATGCGCTCTACGGCATACCTGTTCCCACCGCAGAGCTGACGCTGATTTACAGGAAAATCTGTATCCATCTCTTGATTATCATCCAAATGTTCTTCACTTTCTTCAACACTATTTCCATTCTGGAAGCCGTTAGAGCTTGGGGACGAAGCTTTATGACCATTCCTCTCTTCATGTATTTCCATTTCTACATCCGTATCATCACCGCTCCCATCCAAGATCGGTCTAATGAGTGCAGATAATCTATTTGACTGATCACCTGTTCCACCACTGCCATTCATAGCTAGGTTATTCATGTTATTTTCTTCCACCGTTGCAGAGAGTTTCCGACTCCGGTTGTTGCTGTAACTCTTTGTGGACTGAATGACTGAAGTCTGATTAGATCTAGCGGACCACGGACTTCCGTTTGAGGAAGACGAGTGACTGGGAGAAAAGATCCTTTGACCACGGGGGCATCGGGGAGCACGCACCTCCGAATCCGTCCCATTCACCATTTCAACAAACTGACGACATTTGAGCATAAAAAGGAGATTCTGATCTCGTTCTAACAGCCCTGGATAAAGATTAGACGTAGTTTCTATTGCTTCTCCCATTCGACCAGCTAAGACTAGTTTTAAAATTCTTTGCCTATTTTTTATTGATGTTATATCCTCATCAAATACTTGTCCCGTTCCATGAGCAAAGGACTCTGCAGTGGTAGAGTACCCGTGATGTACCAAGTAGGTGGACACCATCTTGTGTAATGTAGCATTATCTGGTATAGGGAACTGTTGGATTGTGAGTTGAGTTCTGGCTCTCAATTCTCGCATCATATCTTCT is a genomic window containing:
- the LOC136873866 gene encoding ran-binding protein 9 isoform X1, with amino-acid sequence MIISGPWATRMAAISNGLRIMDQHIAAQQAVTDRLKVLYPMVNEEETPLPRCWSSKDKFSYIGLSQNNLRVHYKGHGKAHKDAASVRATHPIPAACGLYYFEVKIFSKGRDGCMGIGLSTHNVNMNRLPGWDKHSYGYHGDDGHSFCSSGTGQPYGPTFTTGDVIGCGVNLIDNTCFYTKNGHNLGIAFTDLPSDLYPTVGLQTPGEVVDANFGQTPFVFDIEDMMRELRARTQLTIQQFPIPDNATLHKMVSTYLVHHGYSTTAESFAHGTGQVFDEDITSIKNRQRILKLVLAGRMGEAIETTSNLYPGLLERDQNLLFMLKCRQFVEMVNGTDSEVRAPRCPRGQRIFSPSHSSSSNGSPWSARSNQTSVIQSTKSYSNNRSRKLSATVEENNMNNLAMNGSGGTGDQSNRLSALIRPILDGSGDDTDVEMEIHEERNGHKASSPSSNGFQNGNSVEESEEHLDDNQEMDTDFPVNQRQLCGGNRYAVERMLEFGRELYTMSQHLRQEQGKGAQIEKMLQDVFSLLAYSNPWNSPVGWQLSPVQRETVCSVLNSAILESSNLPRRPPLEIAIGHAQQLLQLMLHSGLGACAFASVDDLLKH
- the LOC136873866 gene encoding ran-binding protein 9 isoform X2, translated to MAAISNGLRIMDQHIAAQQAVTDRLKVLYPMVNEEETPLPRCWSSKDKFSYIGLSQNNLRVHYKGHGKAHKDAASVRATHPIPAACGLYYFEVKIFSKGRDGCMGIGLSTHNVNMNRLPGWDKHSYGYHGDDGHSFCSSGTGQPYGPTFTTGDVIGCGVNLIDNTCFYTKNGHNLGIAFTDLPSDLYPTVGLQTPGEVVDANFGQTPFVFDIEDMMRELRARTQLTIQQFPIPDNATLHKMVSTYLVHHGYSTTAESFAHGTGQVFDEDITSIKNRQRILKLVLAGRMGEAIETTSNLYPGLLERDQNLLFMLKCRQFVEMVNGTDSEVRAPRCPRGQRIFSPSHSSSSNGSPWSARSNQTSVIQSTKSYSNNRSRKLSATVEENNMNNLAMNGSGGTGDQSNRLSALIRPILDGSGDDTDVEMEIHEERNGHKASSPSSNGFQNGNSVEESEEHLDDNQEMDTDFPVNQRQLCGGNRYAVERMLEFGRELYTMSQHLRQEQGKGAQIEKMLQDVFSLLAYSNPWNSPVGWQLSPVQRETVCSVLNSAILESSNLPRRPPLEIAIGHAQQLLQLMLHSGLGACAFASVDDLLKH